In a single window of the Acetivibrio clariflavus DSM 19732 genome:
- a CDS encoding GGDEF domain-containing protein — MVNEIINESIKEKKQKLLKFKRNMLYFRWTILVFTIPAFLFDSEFPVSKNFVYLTLLLTILYNSIISLLIAFKKPEKIKKDVGFVFYTDVLLVCFISYILGGIESDIFIVLFFIIAYYGMSRDIASIVNITIFTISMYSLFTLGAERSRLNEFHYWKLISRNLFMLITAYGISLLITEVKKYDEMHKREFKLARTDKLTGLANRHYFDQKLEEEALYSDYTGKPLNILMFDIDNFKKFNDTYGHMWGDKLLSIFGEIVMQNIRKTDIPFRYGGEEFILLISDLDISTVKGIGDRIRSQLEKQNFNIGDENTKCKVTVSCGIAQYPTHSKDIKEAINCADKALYYAKEIGKNIVVTYDEIGKLRETVQIDIDTYLSN, encoded by the coding sequence ATGGTTAATGAAATCATAAATGAGTCTATAAAGGAAAAGAAGCAGAAGTTGCTTAAGTTTAAGCGAAATATGCTGTATTTCAGATGGACTATACTTGTATTTACTATTCCTGCATTTTTATTTGATTCAGAATTTCCTGTTTCCAAAAATTTTGTGTATCTGACATTATTGCTGACCATATTGTACAATTCGATTATATCTCTTCTAATTGCCTTTAAAAAACCCGAAAAAATTAAAAAAGATGTTGGTTTTGTTTTCTATACGGATGTTCTGTTGGTTTGCTTTATTTCATATATCCTTGGAGGAATTGAGTCGGATATTTTCATAGTGCTGTTTTTTATAATTGCCTATTACGGTATGAGCAGGGATATAGCAAGTATCGTAAATATAACCATCTTCACCATTTCCATGTATTCCTTATTTACCTTAGGGGCTGAAAGGAGCAGATTAAATGAATTCCACTATTGGAAACTGATAAGCAGAAATTTATTCATGCTTATTACTGCCTATGGAATTTCATTGCTCATTACCGAAGTCAAAAAGTATGATGAAATGCACAAAAGGGAGTTTAAGCTAGCAAGAACCGATAAACTTACCGGCCTGGCAAACAGGCATTACTTTGATCAAAAGCTTGAAGAAGAAGCACTTTATTCCGACTATACCGGAAAGCCTCTCAACATTTTGATGTTTGACATTGATAATTTTAAGAAGTTCAACGATACATACGGCCATATGTGGGGAGATAAACTTCTATCCATATTTGGTGAAATAGTCATGCAAAATATTCGAAAAACTGATATTCCCTTCCGTTACGGAGGAGAGGAGTTTATATTGCTTATCAGTGATTTGGATATATCAACTGTAAAGGGGATAGGGGATAGAATCAGAAGCCAGCTTGAGAAGCAAAACTTTAATATAGGAGATGAAAATACAAAGTGCAAGGTTACTGTAAGTTGTGGGATAGCCCAGTATCCGACTCATTCTAAAGATATAAAAGAGGCTATAAATTGTGCCGATAAAGCATTGTATTATGCAAAGGAAATCGGAAAGAATATAGTAGTTACTTATGATGAGATAGGAAAGCTTAGAGAAACTGTTCAGATAGATATAGATACATACTTAAGCAATTAA
- a CDS encoding DMT family transporter translates to MKPGKLGYLYILITIIFFSTYEVVSKTLVNRVNPFQVNFLRFFIGGILLFIVLLAKGDISIESKDLGKVMIVGIINVVLSMNLLQLSLNMPDSKASIAAVIFSSNPIFVTFFAAFITGEKINLNKIFGLLFGVLGVILISLDGIKIDHVNLKSPVLALLSALLYGLYTVLGGKVSKKIGSLKMNSYSFLLGSLTLLPFLIIFKVPVIKFDYSVSFQILYLSLFVTGIAYLTYFMGLAQTGAGKGSLVFFLKPVLASIFSMVILGERITSGFVMGTILIIFGITLVLYWNKETPKNSKNLQ, encoded by the coding sequence TTGAAGCCAGGCAAATTAGGTTATTTATATATTTTAATTACTATCATTTTTTTCAGTACCTATGAAGTTGTAAGCAAGACTTTAGTAAATAGAGTTAACCCATTTCAAGTCAATTTCTTAAGATTTTTTATCGGCGGTATTTTACTTTTTATTGTACTATTAGCCAAAGGCGATATCTCGATAGAATCCAAAGATCTTGGAAAAGTAATGATAGTGGGAATAATTAATGTAGTTTTAAGTATGAATCTGCTTCAACTTAGTCTGAACATGCCGGATTCTAAAGCCTCAATTGCAGCAGTGATATTTAGCAGCAATCCTATTTTTGTAACATTTTTTGCAGCATTTATTACTGGCGAAAAAATCAATTTAAACAAGATTTTTGGACTGTTGTTTGGGGTTTTGGGTGTGATTTTGATATCGCTCGATGGAATTAAAATTGACCATGTCAACTTAAAAAGCCCGGTGCTGGCTTTATTGTCAGCATTGCTATATGGCTTGTATACCGTTTTGGGTGGAAAAGTGTCTAAGAAAATAGGCAGTCTTAAAATGAATTCCTATTCCTTTTTGCTCGGAAGTTTAACATTGCTGCCGTTTTTGATAATATTTAAAGTTCCGGTTATAAAGTTTGACTATTCAGTATCTTTTCAGATATTATATTTGTCTTTGTTTGTAACAGGTATTGCATATCTCACATATTTTATGGGATTGGCACAAACCGGTGCCGGTAAAGGTTCCCTTGTATTTTTCTTAAAGCCAGTTTTGGCGTCAATATTTTCGATGGTTATTTTAGGTGAAAGGATAACTTCCGGTTTTGTTATGGGTACAATACTAATTATTTTCGGCATAACCCTGGTACTTTATTGGAACAAAGAAACACCTAAAAACAGTAAAAATCTTCAATAA
- a CDS encoding flagellar protein has product MDVICCEQCGKLFNSMGFFRLCPVCTERDEKDFSMIKEYLSEHPLAKIFDVANDLSIPIKQIKRYLKESRLEIIEQNNRFLLCEDCGKPIRTGRYCDECYRKHHRYLNTYYVGNTSKKYPSRINFTSNNKETIASPR; this is encoded by the coding sequence ATGGATGTTATTTGTTGCGAACAATGCGGTAAACTATTTAATTCAATGGGTTTCTTCAGACTATGTCCCGTTTGCACCGAAAGAGATGAAAAAGATTTTTCCATGATAAAAGAATACCTTTCGGAACATCCCCTTGCAAAGATTTTCGATGTTGCTAATGACTTAAGCATTCCTATAAAACAGATTAAACGCTATCTTAAAGAAAGCAGACTTGAAATAATTGAGCAAAATAATAGATTTCTTTTATGCGAAGATTGCGGCAAACCTATCAGAACAGGAAGATACTGTGATGAATGCTATAGAAAACATCATCGATATTTAAATACATATTATGTTGGCAATACAAGCAAAAAATATCCTTCCAGAATAAACTTTACTTCAAATAACAAAGAAACAATAGCTTCCCCCCGATAA
- a CDS encoding lytic transglycosylase domain-containing protein codes for MLRIRSLKNVIVVIIAFAAILFLLDSIGKSMFPLRYKNLVIKYARENDLDPLLVFSVIKAESNFNPNATSHKNARGLMQIIDDTGIWAAEKMGIEGFKVESLYDPEINIKIGCWYLRNLRNEIYKCSGEINNDLVLAAYNGGIGNVQKWLKDKQYSSSGKSLERIPFKETENYVKKVNNYRKIYEKLYRKEI; via the coding sequence ATGCTGAGAATAAGAAGTTTAAAGAATGTAATAGTAGTTATTATTGCTTTTGCAGCAATTTTATTTTTGCTCGACAGTATCGGGAAAAGCATGTTTCCTTTAAGATATAAAAATTTGGTTATAAAATATGCAAGAGAAAACGATTTAGACCCGCTTTTGGTGTTTTCGGTAATAAAGGCCGAGAGTAATTTTAATCCGAATGCAACATCTCATAAAAATGCGAGGGGCTTGATGCAGATAATTGACGATACGGGCATTTGGGCAGCTGAAAAGATGGGCATTGAGGGATTTAAAGTAGAATCTTTGTATGACCCTGAAATAAACATTAAAATAGGATGCTGGTATTTAAGAAACCTGAGAAATGAAATTTATAAATGCAGTGGAGAAATCAACAATGATCTTGTTTTAGCCGCTTATAACGGAGGAATAGGTAATGTACAAAAATGGCTGAAAGACAAACAATATAGCAGCTCTGGAAAATCGTTGGAAAGGATACCTTTTAAGGAAACTGAAAATTACGTAAAAAAAGTTAATAATTATCGCAAAATTTATGAAAAACTGTATCGAAAGGAAATATAG
- the coaE gene encoding dephospho-CoA kinase (Dephospho-CoA kinase (CoaE) performs the final step in coenzyme A biosynthesis.): protein MRIIGVTGGIGSGKSTVSKILASFGAQVIDADVLARQIVQKGQKALEEIVNYFGEAVLDSEGNLDRKKLSGIVFKDKKKLEALNRITHNYIAEKIIEEIKKIKEDETVVVDAPIPIEHGFTDVVDEIWTVIADKEVRIKRVMERSGLTYNEVEDRINSQLSDEFYLSISDRVIVNNGSIEELRLQVEKYFFISSI, encoded by the coding sequence ATGAGAATAATTGGAGTAACCGGAGGAATTGGAAGCGGTAAAAGTACGGTATCTAAAATCCTTGCCTCTTTTGGAGCACAGGTTATTGATGCCGATGTGTTGGCAAGGCAAATAGTGCAAAAGGGACAGAAAGCACTGGAGGAAATAGTAAACTATTTCGGTGAGGCTGTTTTGGATTCGGAAGGAAATTTAGACAGAAAGAAGCTTTCCGGCATAGTGTTTAAAGATAAAAAGAAGCTGGAAGCGTTAAACAGGATAACTCATAATTATATTGCAGAAAAGATTATTGAAGAGATAAAAAAAATAAAAGAAGACGAAACAGTCGTTGTTGATGCACCAATTCCCATAGAGCATGGATTTACTGATGTAGTAGATGAGATTTGGACTGTTATTGCGGACAAAGAAGTTAGAATAAAAAGAGTTATGGAACGAAGCGGTCTGACATACAATGAAGTAGAGGACAGAATTAATTCCCAGTTAAGTGATGAATTTTACTTGAGTATTTCTGACAGAGTAATAGTCAATAATGGTTCTATTGAGGAATTGAGACTGCAGGTTGAAAAATATTTTTTTATTAGTTCCATATAA
- the polA gene encoding DNA polymerase I: MNKKKLMVIDGNSILNRAFYGLQGPNLLATSDGLYTNAVYGFINIMNKYIEEENPQYICVAFDLKAPTFRHKQFDGYKANRKGMPDELRVQVPVIKEVLDAMRIKRLEMEGYEADDILGSISLCAQQKGMEVIIITGDRDALQLADKDIRIKIPKTKGGKTETEEYNLETIHGKYKIEPVQFIDVKALMGDTSDNIPGVPGIGEKTALDLIQNYGTIENLYENVDNITKKALKEKLITYKEQAFMSKELARIERNMPFLCNIDELARVEFDKPRLYELFKRLEFKSFIEKFGLKDSQNQESFKVNIKRIKDKQGILELKNEIFEEKEMSFYYLIDKVDKFTNKLSGISISAKEGNSYYLAFNEDYNEKEFLEEFKSIFEDSDIKKYGHDLKNFIVYLKNRGIELNGIAFDTMIGAYIINPSRDTYTISELANDYLGLSVKSVEEMAGKGRNFMPFDAMDEEELKNVAGLYPEVIFKCKNKIEEKLGENDQIKLYYEIELPLVEVLADMEYYGFKVNVNELMSISRQLDEKIQELTVKIYELAGEEFNINSTKQLGVILFEKLELPVIKKTKTGYSTDAEVLEELADKHEIIPKILEYRQLIKLKSTYIDGLMSVINPVTGKIHSSFNQTVTVTGRISSTEPNLQNIPIKLEMGRNIRKAFVSSDENYRLVDADYSQIELRVLAHITGDVNMIEAFNKNEDIHASTASKVFGVPINEVTPLLRSKAKAVNFGIVYGIGDFSLSKDLGITRKEARAYIDGYLEKYANVKKYMHDIVVQGKEFGFVTTLFGRRRYLPELKSSNFNIRSFGERIAMNTPIQGSAADIIKIAMVKVYKELKARKLKSRLILQVHDELIIEAHVSEVEEVTTILKESMENAVKLSVPLSVEVKSGSNWYETK; this comes from the coding sequence ATGAATAAGAAAAAATTAATGGTTATTGATGGAAATAGTATATTGAACAGGGCTTTTTATGGTCTGCAAGGCCCTAATCTTTTGGCAACATCGGATGGATTGTATACTAATGCTGTTTATGGATTTATAAACATAATGAATAAGTATATTGAAGAGGAGAATCCACAGTACATCTGTGTTGCTTTCGATTTGAAGGCACCTACATTCAGACATAAGCAATTTGACGGTTACAAGGCAAATAGAAAGGGAATGCCTGATGAATTGAGGGTTCAGGTGCCGGTTATCAAGGAAGTACTTGATGCAATGCGTATAAAAAGACTTGAGATGGAAGGCTATGAAGCTGACGACATACTTGGGTCCATATCCTTGTGTGCACAGCAAAAAGGTATGGAGGTAATAATCATTACCGGTGACAGAGATGCACTACAGCTTGCAGACAAGGATATAAGGATTAAGATACCTAAAACTAAGGGTGGTAAAACCGAGACAGAAGAGTATAATCTTGAGACAATACATGGAAAATATAAAATTGAGCCTGTTCAGTTTATTGATGTCAAAGCTCTGATGGGAGATACATCCGACAATATACCCGGTGTTCCGGGAATAGGTGAAAAGACTGCTTTAGATCTTATTCAAAATTACGGCACCATCGAAAATTTGTATGAGAATGTTGACAATATTACAAAAAAAGCGCTTAAAGAGAAGCTTATAACCTATAAGGAACAGGCTTTTATGAGCAAGGAACTGGCCAGAATTGAAAGGAACATGCCCTTTTTGTGCAATATTGACGAACTTGCAAGAGTAGAGTTTGATAAACCAAGACTTTATGAACTTTTTAAGCGTTTGGAGTTTAAAAGTTTTATTGAAAAATTCGGATTGAAAGACAGTCAGAATCAGGAATCTTTTAAAGTTAATATAAAGAGAATTAAAGACAAACAAGGAATTTTGGAATTAAAAAACGAGATTTTCGAAGAAAAAGAGATGTCCTTTTATTATTTGATAGATAAAGTTGATAAGTTTACAAACAAACTTTCGGGTATTTCTATATCAGCTAAAGAGGGAAACTCGTATTATCTGGCATTTAATGAAGATTATAATGAGAAGGAATTTTTAGAAGAATTCAAAAGTATTTTTGAAGATTCCGACATCAAGAAATACGGACATGATCTGAAGAATTTTATTGTATATTTAAAGAACAGAGGGATTGAGTTAAACGGAATTGCCTTTGACACCATGATAGGGGCATATATCATAAATCCTTCCCGCGACACTTATACCATCTCGGAATTGGCAAACGATTATCTGGGCTTAAGTGTAAAGTCGGTAGAAGAGATGGCGGGCAAGGGTAGGAATTTTATGCCTTTTGATGCTATGGATGAGGAAGAACTTAAAAATGTTGCAGGCCTGTATCCGGAAGTAATATTTAAATGCAAGAACAAAATTGAAGAAAAACTTGGAGAAAACGATCAGATAAAACTTTACTATGAAATTGAGCTACCATTGGTTGAGGTTCTTGCAGATATGGAATATTACGGGTTTAAGGTCAATGTTAATGAACTTATGTCCATCTCAAGGCAGTTGGATGAAAAAATCCAGGAACTTACCGTGAAAATATACGAACTTGCTGGGGAAGAGTTTAATATTAACTCTACCAAACAATTGGGTGTAATACTGTTTGAAAAACTGGAACTGCCTGTTATAAAAAAGACTAAGACAGGATATTCCACCGATGCAGAGGTTTTGGAGGAGCTTGCCGACAAGCATGAAATTATACCTAAAATCCTTGAGTATCGTCAGTTGATAAAATTGAAGTCTACTTATATTGATGGCTTGATGTCGGTTATAAATCCTGTTACCGGGAAAATTCATTCCAGTTTTAACCAGACTGTTACTGTAACGGGCAGAATAAGCAGTACAGAGCCTAATCTTCAGAATATTCCCATTAAACTTGAAATGGGAAGGAATATAAGGAAGGCTTTTGTATCAAGTGATGAAAATTACAGGTTGGTGGATGCCGACTACTCCCAGATAGAGCTCAGAGTATTGGCGCATATAACCGGCGATGTCAACATGATTGAAGCCTTCAATAAAAATGAAGATATTCATGCTTCAACGGCTTCAAAGGTATTTGGAGTGCCAATTAACGAAGTGACTCCTCTGTTGAGGTCCAAAGCAAAGGCGGTAAACTTTGGAATAGTATATGGAATTGGAGATTTCAGTCTTTCAAAAGACCTTGGCATAACAAGAAAAGAGGCTAGGGCGTATATTGACGGGTATCTTGAGAAGTATGCCAATGTAAAAAAGTATATGCATGACATTGTAGTTCAGGGAAAGGAATTTGGCTTTGTCACTACATTGTTTGGCAGGAGAAGATATTTGCCCGAGCTTAAATCCAGCAATTTCAATATCAGGTCTTTTGGCGAAAGAATAGCTATGAATACACCTATTCAAGGAAGTGCTGCCGATATTATCAAAATTGCAATGGTTAAAGTATATAAAGAGCTAAAGGCAAGAAAACTTAAATCAAGGCTGATTCTGCAGGTTCACGACGAACTCATTATTGAAGCGCATGTTAGTGAAGTGGAAGAAGTGACAACCATTTTGAAAGAGAGCATGGAAAATGCAGTTAAATTGAGTGTTCCTTTAAGTGTGGAAGTAAAATCAGGTTCTAATTGGTATGAGACAAAATAG
- a CDS encoding anti-sigma factor family protein, whose translation MKNCEEILELLSLYIDNELDDATAKAVEKHIELCSSCKTELEQLREIIKMCNELDEVELPEDFNEVLHEKLKLEQKNMNENKKIIYMRNSLMRTVASVAAIFILIFAVRGFMYKGITTKNTNSSGTEIEPTGDVVYNTDIKAFDKEKDDVLSIEAADETQMYTYEMSEEIVRSAELYNSDETDSQNNSNENKFNVESDKNVSAASGATSTADQKNAPDETVMFKFSDGTETSDGTYSLAMQFGEELEVPVIGLTAYSSDFETDILKINEIAGKFGTKIKEDDTNASGSNMAKDLLVGGNPEFTLTNKADYVVSYSMDKLNYDKFIKEIKDKYKGKYYIVNNEEELNKRLKDVEGRIIELENSKKTNTDEYKSLMQEKENILNQLNSINSSSKIRVNITIVDN comes from the coding sequence GTGAAAAATTGCGAAGAAATTTTAGAATTATTATCATTATATATTGACAATGAGTTGGACGATGCAACAGCTAAAGCTGTCGAAAAACATATTGAATTGTGCAGTTCATGTAAAACAGAGCTTGAACAGCTGCGTGAAATAATAAAAATGTGCAATGAACTGGATGAAGTTGAATTGCCGGAAGATTTTAATGAAGTTTTGCATGAAAAGTTAAAGTTAGAACAAAAGAATATGAATGAAAACAAGAAAATTATATATATGAGAAACAGTTTAATGAGAACGGTAGCTTCCGTTGCTGCAATTTTTATATTAATATTTGCAGTACGTGGATTTATGTATAAAGGAATAACTACTAAAAATACCAATTCATCGGGAACAGAAATCGAACCTACCGGTGATGTGGTTTATAATACTGACATAAAAGCATTTGATAAAGAAAAGGATGATGTTTTAAGTATTGAAGCCGCAGATGAGACCCAGATGTATACGTATGAAATGAGTGAAGAGATAGTACGTAGCGCGGAATTATATAATTCCGATGAGACAGATTCTCAAAATAATAGTAATGAGAATAAATTTAATGTAGAATCTGATAAAAATGTTTCGGCTGCTTCAGGTGCGACATCAACTGCTGACCAGAAAAATGCACCGGATGAAACGGTTATGTTTAAGTTTAGTGATGGTACTGAAACCAGTGACGGCACTTACTCGCTGGCTATGCAATTCGGGGAAGAACTGGAGGTGCCTGTTATTGGTTTGACTGCATATTCCAGTGATTTTGAAACGGATATATTGAAGATAAATGAGATTGCCGGTAAATTCGGTACAAAAATTAAAGAGGATGATACCAATGCCTCTGGTTCAAATATGGCAAAAGATTTATTAGTTGGAGGAAATCCGGAGTTTACCTTGACTAATAAGGCAGATTATGTTGTAAGCTATAGTATGGATAAATTAAATTATGACAAATTTATAAAAGAGATTAAGGATAAATATAAAGGCAAGTATTATATTGTCAATAATGAAGAGGAATTAAACAAAAGACTCAAAGATGTGGAAGGCCGGATTATCGAGCTTGAAAACAGTAAGAAGACCAATACCGATGAATATAAATCTCTTATGCAGGAAAAAGAAAATATACTTAATCAGTTGAATAGTATAAACTCAAGCAGTAAAATAAGAGTCAATATCACTATAGTGGATAATTGA
- a CDS encoding IS110 family transposase — MNFRPIAGIDVGKFFSEMAILSPTNEVVARMKIHHDSNTDVERAVELLNKTEKDFASRPFIVMESTGHYHKILFHSLCKAGFEVSVTNPIQTDSIKNIGIRKVKNDKVDARKIALLYRFQELKSTNIPNEDIECLRSLCRQYYKLSDELTAYKNRLTGIVDQLMLNFKDVFSNIFSKAAMAVLEEYPTPAHILKADRNKLISLIQKKSRKSLKWSTAKYELLVSKARDFAPLSIHNASNVIMLGVYISMIKTLEESLEKVLKSIRLLIAEDMAKDMPMLALTLELLQSLPGIGLLSAATILAEIGDFSAFKKPGKLVAYFGVDPSVMQSGEFTGTRNKMSKRGSRLLRRVLFTIALANIRTKRDKTACNPVLLEFYQQKCQSKPKKVALGAVMRKLVCIIFAVLRDRKPYQLRSPQEHAQMLAAKHTAA; from the coding sequence ATGAATTTCAGACCCATTGCAGGAATTGATGTGGGTAAGTTCTTCAGTGAAATGGCGATTCTTTCTCCTACCAATGAAGTGGTTGCCCGCATGAAGATTCACCATGATTCCAATACCGACGTTGAAAGAGCCGTTGAATTGCTTAATAAAACGGAAAAAGATTTTGCTTCAAGGCCTTTCATAGTCATGGAATCCACCGGGCACTATCACAAAATCCTTTTCCATTCACTTTGTAAAGCTGGATTTGAGGTTTCGGTAACAAACCCCATCCAAACTGATTCTATCAAAAATATTGGAATCAGAAAAGTGAAAAATGATAAAGTGGATGCCCGGAAAATTGCCCTACTCTATAGATTTCAGGAACTTAAGTCAACCAACATCCCCAATGAGGATATTGAGTGCCTAAGGAGCCTATGTCGCCAGTACTACAAACTGAGTGATGAGCTTACCGCCTACAAAAACAGGCTTACCGGTATTGTTGACCAACTCATGCTTAACTTCAAGGATGTCTTCTCCAATATATTTTCAAAGGCTGCTATGGCTGTCCTGGAGGAGTATCCTACTCCTGCCCATATTCTTAAGGCTGACAGGAACAAGCTGATTTCACTGATTCAGAAGAAATCCCGCAAAAGTCTCAAATGGTCAACTGCCAAGTATGAGCTTCTGGTCTCCAAGGCCAGAGATTTTGCACCTCTGAGCATTCATAATGCCTCAAATGTTATTATGCTGGGCGTATATATCTCCATGATCAAAACCTTGGAAGAAAGCCTGGAGAAAGTCCTTAAGTCCATTCGTCTACTGATTGCTGAAGATATGGCGAAGGATATGCCCATGCTGGCATTGACGCTTGAACTTTTGCAGAGCCTGCCAGGTATAGGCCTTCTCTCTGCTGCTACTATTCTTGCGGAGATTGGAGACTTTTCAGCCTTTAAAAAGCCAGGCAAGCTGGTTGCTTATTTCGGCGTTGACCCCTCTGTCATGCAGTCCGGAGAGTTTACCGGCACACGGAACAAGATGTCTAAGAGAGGTTCAAGGCTGCTTCGCAGGGTGCTTTTCACAATTGCTCTTGCTAATATCCGTACCAAGCGGGATAAGACAGCTTGCAACCCTGTGCTGCTGGAGTTCTACCAACAAAAATGCCAGAGTAAGCCTAAGAAAGTAGCTTTGGGAGCTGTTATGCGCAAGCTTGTTTGTATCATCTTTGCTGTCCTAAGGGATAGGAAACCTTACCAGTTACGCAGCCCCCAGGAACACGCTCAAATGCTTGCAGCAAAGCATACAGCAGCTTGA
- a CDS encoding sigma-70 family RNA polymerase sigma factor produces MSISNEKDLVERAKSGDLEAFEQLIIGCQKKVFNIAFRMVGNYDDANELAQEVFIKAFRSIKNFKGDSSFSTWIYRITANVCLDELRKRKNRTIVSLDQDIELNDGDVKRQMPDNAPTPDMEAESNEVKSIVNESIQQLPDDYKSMIILRDIQGFSYDEISKIVNCPEGTVKSRINRARQALKKILQAKKELFDDEFVK; encoded by the coding sequence ATGAGTATCAGCAATGAAAAGGATTTGGTAGAAAGGGCAAAATCGGGAGATCTGGAAGCTTTTGAACAACTTATAATTGGCTGTCAGAAAAAAGTATTTAATATAGCCTTCAGAATGGTAGGTAACTATGATGATGCAAATGAATTAGCTCAAGAGGTTTTTATCAAAGCTTTCAGGTCTATAAAAAATTTCAAGGGCGATTCATCGTTTTCAACATGGATTTACAGAATTACAGCAAACGTCTGTCTCGATGAATTGCGTAAGAGAAAAAATAGAACGATAGTATCTTTGGATCAGGATATTGAATTGAATGATGGGGATGTAAAGCGGCAAATGCCTGATAATGCTCCCACCCCGGATATGGAAGCCGAGAGTAACGAAGTCAAGAGCATTGTTAATGAATCCATTCAGCAATTGCCCGACGATTATAAAAGTATGATTATACTCAGGGATATTCAGGGATTTAGCTATGATGAAATTTCAAAAATTGTTAATTGTCCCGAAGGTACGGTAAAATCAAGGATAAATAGAGCCAGGCAGGCACTAAAAAAAATTCTTCAGGCAAAGAAGGAACTTTTTGATGATGAATTCGTCAAATGA
- a CDS encoding YdcF family protein: MNKEVEHYAKIIWDYHHMNHELAYADCILVLGSHDTRVAKRGAELCLMGLAPFMVISGGFGKITKKLWNKTEAEKFAEIVLSMGVPEDKVLLETKASNTGENVIFSRDLINNRGLEVNSIIAVHKPYMERRSYATIKKLWDVKKIMVTSPQIGFEEYLNTYCDGEITREEVISIMVGDLQRIKIYAEKGFQVYQDIPQDVWRAFDKLVEFGFTSHLIK; the protein is encoded by the coding sequence ATGAACAAAGAAGTAGAACACTATGCAAAAATTATTTGGGACTATCATCATATGAATCATGAGTTGGCTTATGCTGACTGTATATTGGTTTTGGGAAGCCATGACACTCGTGTTGCCAAAAGAGGAGCTGAGCTTTGTCTTATGGGTTTGGCTCCTTTTATGGTTATATCCGGGGGATTTGGGAAAATTACCAAAAAACTCTGGAACAAGACAGAAGCTGAGAAGTTTGCAGAGATTGTATTAAGTATGGGTGTACCCGAGGATAAGGTGCTACTGGAAACAAAGGCTTCAAATACCGGTGAAAATGTAATTTTTTCAAGGGATTTGATAAATAATAGGGGATTAGAAGTCAATTCTATTATTGCAGTTCATAAACCTTATATGGAAAGAAGAAGTTATGCCACCATCAAAAAACTATGGGATGTAAAAAAGATAATGGTAACTTCTCCTCAAATTGGTTTTGAAGAGTATTTGAATACCTATTGTGACGGTGAGATTACCCGTGAGGAAGTAATAAGTATAATGGTCGGAGATTTACAGCGCATAAAAATATACGCAGAAAAAGGATTTCAGGTATATCAGGATATTCCGCAGGACGTGTGGAGGGCTTTTGATAAACTGGTCGAATTTGGATTTACCTCTCATTTAATAAAATAA